In a single window of the Halalkalicoccus subterraneus genome:
- a CDS encoding ferredoxin — protein MSDSDGVVRASEIGETDAPPVEEKPYKIVFEANKCFGAGKCAEASRNWELDFETGIAKPRSYFITEEELDENVRAAELCPAKKDRGVIHVVDRRTDEEIAPDPHGDGTLSVDW, from the coding sequence ATGAGCGACTCAGACGGCGTCGTCCGCGCGAGCGAGATCGGCGAGACGGACGCCCCGCCGGTAGAGGAGAAACCCTACAAGATCGTCTTCGAGGCCAACAAGTGCTTCGGCGCGGGGAAATGCGCGGAGGCCTCCCGGAACTGGGAACTCGACTTCGAGACGGGGATCGCAAAGCCCCGGTCGTACTTCATCACCGAGGAGGAACTCGATGAAAACGTGCGGGCGGCCGAACTCTGTCCGGCGAAGAAGGACCGCGGCGTGATACACGTCGTCGACCGCCGTACCGACGAGGAGATCGCCCCCGATCCCCACGGCGACGGGACGCTGAGCGTCGACTGGTAG
- a CDS encoding DUF5786 family protein — translation MGFGSYDESEQENQDYDTDFEDDDGVDTNEHTHDGAMTFDNGASNDELISQLEEIKEE, via the coding sequence ATGGGCTTTGGGAGCTACGATGAATCCGAACAGGAGAACCAGGACTACGACACCGACTTCGAAGACGACGACGGTGTCGACACGAACGAACACACCCACGACGGTGCGATGACGTTCGACAACGGCGCCTCGAACGACGAGCTCATCTCGCAGCTCGAAGAGATCAAAGAGGAGTGA
- a CDS encoding MBL fold metallo-hydrolase, translating to MAVYNLTADAETFTCNVFLVTGEETTLIDAGTVPGVVDAIEERVEDLDRVVLTHQHGDHVEQLDAVLKAFDPDCYAYADHPRRTHELADGDTVRIGDETCEAIYTPGHADDHLAFVSESTIYSGDVVVHDDGAFDDGSFGRTDMTGQSREELIESVRRILDRLPEDVEDMYAGHGGEFHGDVRTVIERALERAERREPKYPDG from the coding sequence ATGGCCGTTTACAACCTGACCGCCGACGCCGAAACGTTCACCTGTAACGTCTTTCTGGTCACCGGCGAGGAGACGACGCTTATCGACGCCGGCACCGTACCGGGGGTCGTCGACGCGATCGAAGAACGCGTCGAGGACCTCGATCGGGTCGTTCTCACCCACCAACACGGCGATCACGTCGAGCAGCTCGATGCGGTGCTTAAAGCGTTCGATCCCGACTGCTATGCGTACGCCGACCACCCCCGTCGAACGCACGAACTCGCGGACGGCGATACCGTGCGGATCGGCGACGAGACCTGCGAGGCGATCTACACGCCGGGCCACGCCGACGACCACCTCGCGTTCGTGAGCGAGTCGACGATCTACAGCGGCGACGTCGTCGTTCACGACGACGGCGCGTTCGATGACGGTAGCTTCGGGCGCACCGACATGACCGGCCAGTCCCGGGAGGAGCTGATCGAGAGCGTCCGTCGGATCCTCGATCGACTCCCCGAGGACGTCGAGGACATGTACGCGGGCCACGGCGGGGAGTTCCATGGCGACGTCCGGACAGTGATCGAGCGCGCGCTCGAACGCGCCGAACGGCGCGAGCCGAAGTACCCTGACGGATAA
- a CDS encoding endonuclease dU, with amino-acid sequence MRSGSRVLGIAESYRGERSSGDPSTLAGAVVRADRVVDGFVFGSLTVGGLDGCDAVCELCFELDRQDVQYLLLAGIAPAWFNLVDLHELTERVDRPVCAVSFEESAGLETPLREAFSDDALECRLAIYERQPPRERIEVNDEALFWRGVGLDSGEARELLRALTPEGGRPEPLRVARLAARAADRFREDL; translated from the coding sequence GTGAGGTCCGGGAGCCGGGTGCTTGGCATCGCCGAGTCCTACCGCGGCGAGCGCTCGTCCGGCGATCCGAGCACGTTGGCCGGTGCAGTCGTGCGCGCGGATCGGGTCGTCGACGGTTTCGTTTTCGGTTCGCTCACCGTCGGCGGTCTCGATGGATGCGACGCCGTTTGCGAGCTTTGCTTCGAACTCGACCGCCAGGACGTTCAGTACCTCCTGCTCGCGGGAATCGCCCCCGCGTGGTTCAACCTCGTCGATCTACACGAACTCACAGAGCGGGTCGACCGCCCCGTCTGTGCGGTGAGTTTCGAGGAGAGTGCAGGCCTCGAAACGCCCCTCCGAGAGGCCTTTTCGGACGACGCGCTCGAATGCCGGCTCGCGATCTACGAGCGTCAACCGCCGCGTGAGCGTATCGAGGTGAACGACGAAGCATTGTTCTGGCGGGGCGTCGGCCTCGATTCCGGAGAGGCCCGCGAGCTTCTGCGGGCGCTGACGCCCGAGGGCGGGCGGCCCGAGCCGCTGCGGGTCGCACGGCTGGCCGCACGGGCGGCAGACCGGTTCCGAGAGGATTTGTAG
- the hisH gene encoding imidazole glycerol phosphate synthase subunit HisH encodes MNTQAADAPETLAEVVIVDYGLGNLRSVTRGLERAGAAVEITDDPEDFAEADGIVLPGVGAFREGVENAGPYREPLLEAAERGQPVFGICLGMQMLLTNSEEAAHDGEGDVRGLDLIPGTNLRFDQGQKVPHMGWNELHVEREHPLVEGVDGEHAYFVHSYYAEPEDPTSVVATTDYGIEFPAVVANEAGNVFGTQFHPEKSGETGLQILRNFVGICAEE; translated from the coding sequence ATGAACACGCAGGCGGCCGACGCTCCGGAAACGCTCGCGGAGGTCGTCATCGTCGACTACGGGCTGGGGAACCTCCGCAGCGTCACCCGCGGGCTGGAACGGGCAGGCGCCGCAGTCGAGATCACCGACGATCCCGAGGACTTCGCCGAGGCCGACGGGATCGTCCTGCCGGGCGTCGGGGCGTTCCGCGAGGGCGTCGAGAACGCCGGGCCGTACCGCGAGCCGCTTCTAGAGGCTGCAGAGCGGGGCCAGCCAGTATTTGGAATCTGTCTCGGGATGCAGATGCTGCTGACGAATAGTGAAGAAGCCGCCCACGACGGCGAGGGCGACGTTCGGGGGCTGGACCTGATCCCCGGGACGAACCTCCGGTTCGACCAGGGACAGAAGGTCCCCCACATGGGCTGGAACGAGCTGCACGTCGAACGTGAGCACCCGCTCGTGGAGGGCGTAGATGGAGAACACGCCTACTTCGTCCACTCGTACTACGCCGAGCCCGAGGATCCTACTAGTGTGGTCGCCACCACCGACTACGGAATCGAGTTCCCCGCGGTCGTCGCAAACGAGGCGGGCAACGTCTTCGGGACGCAGTTCCACCCCGAGAAGAGCGGCGAGACGGGCCTACAGATCCTGCGCAACTTCGTCGGGATCTGTGCCGAGGAATAG
- a CDS encoding tRNA (guanine(26)-N(2))-dimethyltransferase: protein MRVREGGVEIHTGEAFYNPDQELNRDLTIAALRAYRDREPRAERYLDAMSASGIRGVRAAADGWDATLCDYKTENAALCRENLEHNDLNGTVENRDANALLHEGLFDVVDLDPYGTPIPFADAAFANARNLVCVTATDTAPLCGAHFESGVRKYSAVPQNTDYHSEMGLRILLSALARTAARYDVGVVPIFSHVTRHYVRTYLDLEHSATDGNAAIEQLGYLDHCEDCLHREVTEGLIADPWDGCPLCDSNRTLTAGPVWLGPIRNREFVERVGEHIDEEWGSAKRAHRLVDAIAGELDYPTHYDQHRLCKEWGRPAESMDEFLGALREAGYDAARAHYHGTAFKTDATVEEIRDVVMTTGAGACE, encoded by the coding sequence ATGCGCGTACGCGAGGGCGGGGTCGAGATCCACACTGGAGAAGCGTTTTACAACCCGGATCAGGAGTTGAATCGCGACCTGACGATCGCCGCCCTCCGCGCGTACCGTGACCGAGAACCCCGGGCCGAGCGGTATCTCGACGCGATGAGCGCGTCCGGTATCCGGGGAGTGCGGGCCGCCGCGGACGGCTGGGACGCGACGCTGTGTGATTACAAGACCGAGAACGCCGCGCTCTGTCGGGAGAACCTCGAACACAACGACCTCAACGGGACGGTGGAAAACCGCGACGCCAACGCCCTGCTTCACGAGGGGCTGTTCGACGTGGTCGATCTCGACCCCTACGGCACGCCGATCCCCTTCGCGGACGCCGCCTTCGCGAACGCCCGCAACCTCGTCTGTGTGACCGCGACCGACACCGCCCCGCTCTGTGGCGCGCACTTCGAGAGCGGCGTCAGGAAGTACAGCGCCGTCCCCCAGAACACCGATTATCACTCCGAGATGGGGTTGCGAATCCTGCTGTCGGCGCTCGCTCGCACCGCCGCACGTTACGACGTCGGAGTCGTCCCGATCTTCAGTCACGTCACCCGCCACTACGTGCGAACCTACCTCGATCTGGAACACAGCGCGACCGATGGCAACGCGGCGATCGAGCAATTGGGGTATCTCGATCACTGCGAGGACTGTCTCCATCGCGAGGTCACGGAGGGGCTGATCGCCGACCCGTGGGATGGTTGCCCGCTATGTGACTCAAACCGAACACTGACGGCGGGGCCGGTCTGGCTGGGGCCGATCCGAAATCGGGAATTCGTCGAGCGAGTGGGCGAACACATCGACGAGGAGTGGGGCAGTGCGAAGCGCGCTCATCGGCTCGTCGACGCGATCGCCGGCGAACTCGACTACCCGACCCACTACGACCAGCACCGCCTCTGTAAGGAGTGGGGCCGGCCCGCAGAATCGATGGACGAGTTCCTCGGAGCGCTCCGCGAGGCCGGATACGATGCCGCGCGGGCACACTACCACGGAACCGCGTTCAAAACCGACGCGACCGTCGAGGAGATCCGGGACGTGGTGATGACGACGGGGGCGGGGGCTTGCGAATGA
- a CDS encoding YihY/virulence factor BrkB family protein, whose product MRSAVGIGRDVVEEVQENEATFLAASIAYYAFVSLIPLLLFCFVAVSAIGGQELADQILNQTSNFLAPAGQEAIEGAITGETGRGGATLAGTGVLLWSALKLFRGLDTAFSIVYDSGGDKSIIGQIVNALIVFLSILIAVLGMLALGTVFALVPAIPFIGYVTPLFALIALSVVFLPMYYFMPDVDGLTVRDAIPGTILAGAGWAALHSVFGLYASNAGQYEAYGVIGGVLLLLTWLYIGGVLIILGAVLNSVLMNRDNDTDGAGEETSETTTPIADGEGARAATDSARGPSPDIGDETDEATDSTRIADDEAATGNRGPAPDVVGLQDEVRSLRSDLDTFQADIESKTVDKDDVESDLKGYVRKRIRRGHATGWGPYLVLLYGTIMTLGAFFFLSGGWAIAAMLVLWLSTLGLYVVMVTIGTGLGVLGFPGRVNDAIRNWRGN is encoded by the coding sequence ATGAGGAGCGCCGTCGGTATCGGCCGTGACGTCGTCGAGGAGGTGCAGGAGAACGAAGCCACGTTCCTTGCGGCGAGCATCGCGTACTACGCCTTCGTCTCGCTCATCCCGCTGTTGCTGTTCTGTTTCGTCGCCGTGAGCGCGATCGGAGGTCAGGAGCTCGCGGATCAGATCCTCAATCAGACGAGCAATTTCCTCGCACCCGCGGGCCAGGAGGCTATCGAGGGGGCGATCACTGGCGAGACGGGGCGGGGCGGGGCGACCCTCGCCGGCACGGGCGTGTTGCTGTGGAGCGCGCTGAAGCTGTTCAGGGGCCTCGATACCGCCTTCTCGATCGTCTACGATTCCGGTGGCGATAAGTCGATCATCGGACAGATCGTCAACGCCCTGATCGTCTTTCTCTCGATCCTGATCGCGGTCCTGGGAATGCTCGCGCTCGGGACAGTCTTCGCGCTCGTCCCCGCGATCCCCTTCATCGGCTACGTCACGCCACTGTTCGCACTCATCGCGCTCTCAGTGGTCTTCCTCCCGATGTACTACTTCATGCCCGACGTCGACGGGTTGACCGTGCGCGACGCGATCCCGGGGACGATCCTTGCGGGCGCGGGGTGGGCGGCGCTGCACTCGGTGTTCGGGCTGTACGCCTCGAACGCCGGCCAGTACGAGGCCTACGGCGTGATCGGCGGGGTCCTCCTCTTGCTTACCTGGCTGTATATCGGCGGCGTTCTGATCATCCTCGGAGCCGTACTCAACTCAGTACTCATGAACCGCGACAACGACACGGACGGCGCAGGCGAAGAGACCAGCGAAACGACCACGCCGATCGCCGACGGAGAGGGCGCGCGCGCAGCGACGGACTCCGCGCGCGGCCCGAGCCCCGACATCGGCGACGAGACCGACGAGGCGACCGACTCGACGCGAATAGCCGACGACGAGGCCGCCACCGGAAACCGCGGGCCCGCACCCGACGTCGTCGGCCTGCAGGACGAGGTGCGTTCGCTCAGAAGCGACCTCGACACCTTCCAGGCCGACATCGAGTCGAAAACCGTCGACAAGGACGACGTCGAATCCGACCTGAAGGGCTACGTCAGAAAGCGCATCAGGCGGGGCCATGCCACCGGATGGGGGCCGTACCTCGTCCTGCTCTACGGGACGATCATGACGCTTGGGGCCTTCTTCTTCCTCTCGGGCGGCTGGGCCATCGCCGCGATGCTCGTTCTCTGGCTCTCGACGCTCGGGCTGTACGTCGTGATGGTCACGATCGGGACCGGGCTGGGCGTACTCGGCTTCCCCGGTCGGGTCAACGACGCGATCCGCAACTGGCGCGGGAACTAA
- a CDS encoding MOSC domain-containing protein: MNPRLARISLFSIKSLDAFEPERAEITSSGPIAGDRRYAMVDGEGEYVNGKRTPAVHRLHTEYDGSDRVRLASDGDGSHEFALEDGADREGLAERLSEHFDNPIELIRDETGMPDDTEIPGPTVISTATVEEVASWFDLGMESVRRRFRANLEIEGVPAFWEDRLFSDHGRVVDFSIGSIRLAGVNPCQRCVVPSRDPDTGEELEAFRKRFIEKRRETLPEWTDSDRFDHPFRLMVNTHVVEVGGIVIGDPVEIHGERDG; encoded by the coding sequence ATGAACCCACGGCTCGCGCGGATCTCGCTGTTCTCGATCAAATCCCTCGACGCCTTCGAGCCCGAGCGTGCCGAGATCACTTCTTCGGGACCTATCGCGGGCGACAGACGCTACGCGATGGTCGACGGCGAGGGAGAGTACGTCAACGGCAAGCGGACCCCGGCGGTTCACCGTCTACACACGGAATACGACGGCTCCGATCGGGTCCGCCTCGCGAGCGACGGGGACGGTTCCCACGAGTTCGCACTGGAGGACGGGGCCGATCGCGAAGGACTCGCCGAGCGCCTCTCGGAGCATTTCGACAACCCCATCGAGCTGATCCGTGACGAGACCGGGATGCCCGACGACACCGAGATCCCCGGCCCGACGGTCATCAGTACCGCGACGGTCGAGGAAGTCGCCTCGTGGTTCGACCTCGGTATGGAGAGCGTTCGGCGGCGCTTTCGTGCGAACCTCGAGATCGAGGGCGTGCCGGCCTTCTGGGAGGACCGCCTGTTCTCGGATCACGGCCGGGTCGTCGACTTCTCCATCGGGAGTATCCGCCTCGCGGGTGTCAACCCCTGTCAGCGCTGTGTGGTCCCCTCGCGCGATCCCGACACCGGCGAGGAACTCGAAGCGTTTCGGAAGCGTTTCATCGAGAAACGCCGCGAGACCCTACCGGAGTGGACCGATTCGGACCGGTTCGACCACCCGTTCCGACTGATGGTTAATACTCATGTTGTAGAAGTCGGGGGAATAGTGATCGGCGATCCCGTCGAGATCCACGGCGAGCGTGACGGGTAG
- a CDS encoding helix-turn-helix domain-containing protein encodes MATITDFQVPIEQFALGTTFARVSDLYVEIERFAAQEADSAIPFVWVQAGEFEAFEAALSEDPSVEAFTTLAEFDGERFYRMNWVDEVDLVVHLLLEEDGAITQARCGGDTWHLQVMFPDHDSLSRTYEFCEENGLELTVDSIYRLDNDDESQFGLTDSQYRTLSTAKDEGYYEVPRETTMSELAEELDVSHQALSERLRRAHGSLVDRALSASKTQHETDQSVRKPN; translated from the coding sequence ATGGCGACGATCACCGATTTCCAGGTACCCATAGAGCAGTTCGCTCTGGGAACTACCTTCGCTCGGGTCTCGGATCTGTACGTCGAGATCGAGCGCTTTGCCGCACAGGAGGCCGATTCTGCCATCCCCTTCGTCTGGGTGCAGGCCGGCGAGTTCGAAGCGTTCGAGGCGGCGTTGTCCGAGGACCCCTCCGTCGAGGCGTTCACAACGCTCGCCGAGTTCGACGGCGAGCGCTTCTATCGTATGAACTGGGTCGACGAGGTCGACCTCGTCGTCCACCTGTTGCTCGAGGAGGACGGCGCGATCACGCAGGCCCGTTGTGGCGGCGATACGTGGCACCTCCAGGTGATGTTCCCCGATCACGACTCGCTGTCGCGAACCTACGAGTTCTGCGAGGAGAACGGACTGGAACTCACCGTCGATTCGATCTACCGGCTCGACAACGACGACGAATCGCAGTTCGGGCTCACCGACTCGCAGTACCGAACCCTCTCGACGGCCAAGGACGAGGGCTACTACGAGGTTCCCCGGGAGACGACGATGTCAGAACTCGCCGAGGAACTCGACGTCTCCCACCAGGCACTTTCCGAACGACTTCGACGGGCCCACGGCAGCCTCGTCGACCGGGCGCTTTCGGCGTCGAAAACCCAACACGAGACCGATCAATCGGTTCGAAAGCCAAACTAA
- a CDS encoding GNAT family N-acetyltransferase: MEITDATEEDVETVKDVARRSMEASYALSPDAIEGILNDQFNPDRLADLIENEESVLLVAKDEGHVGGFVEAEINGEKGTLHWLHVATEFRGMGMGSGLFEAARDRLHEAGVESVRARELSDNAEGQGFFEYFGFEKAEQERIEIASEDLIVDIFAENESETEDEDETDSEPQETVETDDGTVHIDRSEELAGESGPFFVAYADEEYDEQYGFYCGNCESIVEAVDSMDRIECGTCGNLNKPDEWDGGYL; encoded by the coding sequence ATGGAGATCACGGACGCCACGGAGGAGGACGTCGAGACGGTCAAGGACGTCGCACGGCGCTCAATGGAGGCCTCATATGCACTCAGTCCCGATGCGATCGAGGGGATCCTCAACGATCAGTTCAACCCCGACCGGCTGGCCGACCTGATCGAAAACGAGGAGAGCGTGTTGCTCGTCGCGAAGGACGAAGGCCACGTCGGTGGGTTCGTCGAGGCCGAGATCAACGGGGAGAAGGGGACCCTCCACTGGCTACACGTCGCAACCGAGTTCCGCGGGATGGGGATGGGATCGGGGCTGTTCGAGGCCGCCCGTGACCGTCTCCACGAGGCGGGCGTCGAGAGCGTTCGCGCCCGCGAGCTGTCCGACAACGCCGAGGGACAGGGATTCTTCGAGTACTTCGGCTTCGAGAAGGCCGAACAGGAGCGCATCGAGATCGCAAGCGAGGACCTCATCGTCGATATCTTCGCCGAGAACGAATCGGAGACCGAGGACGAGGACGAAACCGATAGCGAACCTCAAGAGACCGTCGAGACCGACGACGGGACCGTCCACATCGACCGAAGCGAGGAACTGGCCGGCGAGAGCGGGCCCTTCTTCGTCGCCTACGCCGACGAGGAGTACGACGAGCAGTACGGGTTTTACTGTGGGAACTGCGAGTCGATAGTCGAGGCCGTCGACAGCATGGACCGCATCGAGTGTGGGACCTGTGGCAACCTGAACAAGCCCGACGAGTGGGACGGCGGCTACCTCTAA
- a CDS encoding uracil-DNA glycosylase, with protein MENMDGPRVTHCERCPALVESRSRIVNGVGPEDTDLLIVGEGPGEQEDSEGEPFVGRSGAELDEKLGQFGIAREDVRITNCVRCRPPENRDPTKEELGNCRGYLEHEIELVDPELVMTVGKVPTEHLLKRDVAVTKEAGSVEDCRIGGESRTVLISVHPAAMLYDRSQEATFESTIEEAAALIGAGGNDQSRLDSF; from the coding sequence ATGGAGAACATGGACGGACCCCGCGTGACCCACTGCGAGCGCTGTCCCGCGCTCGTCGAATCCCGTTCGCGGATCGTCAACGGGGTCGGCCCGGAGGACACCGATCTGCTGATCGTCGGGGAAGGGCCGGGCGAACAGGAAGACAGCGAGGGAGAGCCCTTTGTCGGCCGGAGCGGGGCCGAACTCGACGAAAAGCTGGGCCAGTTCGGAATCGCCCGCGAGGACGTCCGGATCACCAACTGCGTGCGCTGTCGGCCGCCGGAGAACCGTGATCCGACCAAGGAGGAACTCGGGAACTGTCGGGGCTACCTCGAACACGAGATCGAACTGGTCGATCCCGAGCTCGTCATGACCGTCGGGAAGGTGCCGACCGAACACCTCTTGAAACGCGACGTGGCGGTGACGAAGGAGGCCGGGTCGGTCGAGGACTGCCGGATCGGCGGCGAGTCGAGGACAGTCCTCATCAGCGTTCATCCCGCCGCAATGCTCTACGACCGCTCGCAGGAGGCGACCTTCGAGTCGACGATCGAGGAGGCCGCGGCACTGATCGGGGCGGGCGGGAACGACCAGTCCCGACTGGACTCGTTTTAA
- a CDS encoding glutamine synthetase family protein: MANGNLTSEEQSVLKRIEDENVKFLRLQFTDITGTVKNVAIPASQAEKAFDEGIWFDGSSIEGFVRIQESDMRLEPDPTTFEVLPWRSDGDVASARLICDVAHTDGTPFAGGPRQVLKSVLEKADEMGYTASIGPEPEFFLFETDENGNATTIPHDKGGYFDLAPKDLASDVRRDIIFALEDMGFEIEASHHEVAEGQHEINFKYDDALDAADNIATFRSVVRAVAAQNDLHATFMPKPIAEINGSGMHSHISLFDEDGNAFADDDDEFNLSELAYKFMGGILNHAEAFAAVTNPTVNSYKRLVPGYEAPVYVAWSDTNRSALVRVPDAAGTSARFEIRNPDPSCNPYLALAAIIGAGLHGIENDADPGEPVREDIYEFDDEKREEYGITTLPPNLERAADALEADEVITEALGEHVTEKFLQAKRADYADYKTHVSSWETDRYLEKF, translated from the coding sequence CAGTCAAGAACGTCGCGATCCCCGCGAGTCAGGCCGAGAAGGCCTTCGACGAGGGGATCTGGTTCGACGGCTCCTCGATCGAGGGGTTCGTTCGCATTCAGGAATCGGACATGCGCCTCGAACCCGACCCGACCACGTTCGAGGTCCTCCCGTGGCGCTCGGACGGCGATGTCGCGAGTGCGCGCCTGATCTGTGACGTCGCACACACCGACGGCACGCCCTTTGCGGGTGGCCCGCGACAGGTCTTAAAGAGCGTTCTGGAGAAGGCCGACGAAATGGGCTATACGGCCTCGATCGGCCCCGAACCCGAGTTCTTCCTCTTCGAGACCGACGAGAACGGTAACGCGACGACGATCCCCCACGACAAGGGCGGCTACTTCGATCTCGCGCCCAAGGACTTGGCGAGCGACGTGCGCCGGGACATCATCTTCGCGCTGGAGGACATGGGCTTCGAGATCGAGGCCTCCCACCACGAGGTCGCAGAGGGCCAACACGAGATCAACTTCAAGTACGACGACGCGCTGGACGCCGCGGACAACATCGCGACCTTCCGCTCGGTGGTCCGAGCGGTCGCCGCACAGAACGACCTACACGCGACGTTCATGCCCAAGCCGATCGCCGAGATCAACGGCTCGGGGATGCACAGTCACATCAGCCTGTTCGACGAGGACGGCAACGCCTTCGCCGACGACGATGACGAGTTCAACCTCTCGGAACTCGCCTACAAGTTCATGGGCGGCATCCTGAACCACGCCGAGGCGTTCGCCGCGGTCACCAACCCGACGGTGAACTCCTACAAACGGCTGGTACCGGGCTACGAGGCGCCCGTTTACGTCGCGTGGTCCGATACGAACCGCTCGGCGCTCGTGCGCGTCCCCGACGCCGCGGGCACCAGCGCTCGCTTCGAGATCCGCAACCCCGACCCCTCGTGTAACCCCTACTTGGCGTTGGCGGCGATCATCGGCGCTGGCCTGCACGGCATCGAGAACGACGCCGATCCGGGCGAGCCCGTTCGCGAGGACATCTACGAGTTCGACGACGAGAAACGTGAGGAGTACGGCATCACGACGCTCCCGCCGAACCTCGAACGCGCGGCAGACGCACTGGAGGCCGACGAAGTGATCACCGAGGCGCTCGGCGAGCACGTCACCGAGAAGTTCCTTCAGGCGAAACGTGCCGACTACGCCGACTACAAGACCCACGTCAGCAGCTGGGAAACCGACCGGTACCTCGAGAAGTTCTGA